Proteins from a single region of Burkholderiales bacterium:
- the ptsP gene encoding phosphoenolpyruvate--protein phosphotransferase produces the protein MSFTMHGIGVSEGIAIGQAHLVSHATLEVAHYNVPEREVAGEIARFHAAIKEVQGELETLHENMAANVPAELAAFLDLHSMILADPIISRETPKRIEESRCNAEWALKQQMDELLEQFDRIEDNYLRERKADVVQVGERVLKSLLGHPGHAPPPQDREQNSILIAHDLSPAEVIQFKQHHFGAFITDIGGPMSHTAIVARSLNIPSIVALHQARQLVREDDTVVVDGTQGVVIVNPDKRILAEYKLRQTQRELERQKLKKLKLTRATTIDGTPVELHANIELPEDIDEVKENGATGIGLFRSEFLFLNRNDLPSEDEQYQAYRKVAMKMRGLPVTIRTLDLGADKSINGADRSLTNPALGLRAIRFCLAEPQMFHTQLRAILRASGFGNVRILIPMLSNIAELNQTLQAIEQAKASLDKDRIHYNKRIEIGGMIEIPAAALALSSFIKKLDFLSIGTNDLIQYTLAIDRADDTVAHLYDPLHPAVLHLVAHTIATANKNGIPIAVCGEMAGDVSFTRLLLGFGLRQFSMHPAYLLPVKQQVLKTNLPEISGVTQKILKTDEPEKVRELLSRLNS, from the coding sequence ATGAGTTTTACCATGCATGGCATAGGCGTATCCGAAGGCATCGCTATCGGCCAGGCGCATCTGGTATCGCATGCGACGCTGGAGGTCGCGCATTACAACGTGCCCGAGCGTGAAGTCGCCGGGGAAATTGCGCGCTTTCACGCCGCCATCAAGGAAGTGCAGGGCGAGTTGGAAACGCTGCACGAGAACATGGCGGCCAACGTTCCCGCTGAGCTCGCCGCATTCCTCGACCTGCATTCGATGATTCTTGCCGACCCCATCATCTCCAGGGAAACGCCGAAACGCATCGAAGAAAGCCGCTGCAACGCCGAGTGGGCGCTCAAGCAGCAAATGGACGAGCTGCTTGAGCAGTTCGACCGGATCGAAGACAACTACCTGCGCGAAAGAAAAGCCGATGTGGTCCAGGTCGGCGAGCGCGTGCTGAAGTCGCTGCTGGGGCATCCCGGCCATGCCCCGCCGCCACAGGACCGCGAGCAGAACAGCATCCTCATCGCGCACGATTTGAGTCCCGCCGAAGTCATCCAGTTCAAGCAGCACCATTTCGGCGCGTTCATCACCGACATCGGCGGGCCGATGTCGCACACCGCGATTGTCGCGCGCAGCCTCAACATTCCCTCCATCGTCGCGCTGCACCAGGCGCGGCAGCTGGTGCGCGAAGACGACACGGTGGTTGTCGACGGCACGCAGGGCGTGGTCATCGTCAATCCCGACAAGCGGATTCTCGCCGAATACAAGCTGCGCCAGACGCAGAGGGAACTCGAGCGGCAGAAGCTCAAGAAACTCAAGCTTACCCGCGCCACCACAATCGACGGCACGCCGGTGGAGCTGCACGCCAACATCGAACTGCCGGAGGACATTGACGAGGTCAAGGAAAACGGCGCGACCGGCATCGGCCTGTTCCGCAGCGAGTTCCTGTTTCTGAATCGCAACGACCTGCCGAGCGAGGACGAGCAGTACCAAGCCTACCGCAAAGTGGCGATGAAAATGCGCGGATTGCCGGTCACCATCCGCACCCTCGACCTCGGCGCGGACAAGAGCATCAACGGCGCCGATCGCAGCCTCACCAATCCGGCGCTGGGATTACGCGCCATTCGTTTCTGCCTCGCCGAGCCGCAGATGTTCCACACGCAATTGCGCGCTATTTTGCGCGCCTCCGGCTTCGGCAACGTCCGCATCCTGATTCCGATGCTCTCCAACATCGCCGAACTCAACCAGACTCTGCAGGCGATTGAGCAGGCCAAGGCGAGCCTCGACAAAGACCGCATTCACTATAACAAACGCATTGAAATCGGCGGCATGATAGAAATACCGGCTGCGGCTTTAGCGTTGAGTTCATTCATAAAAAAACTCGATTTCCTCTCCATCGGCACCAACGACCTGATTCAATACACGCTGGCGATAGACCGCGCCGACGATACGGTGGCCCATCTCTACGACCCGCTGCATCCCGCGGTGCTGCATTTGGTCGCGCATACCATCGCCACCGCCAACAAAAACGGCATACCCATCGCGGTGTGCGGAGAAATGGCGGGCGATGTTTCATTCACTCGTCTGTTGCTCGGCTTTGGCCTGCGCCAGTTCTCGATGCATCCGGCGTACCTGCTCCCCGTCAAGCAGCAGGTGCTCAAAACCAATCTGCCGGAAATTAGCGGCGTCACGCAAAAAATCCTCAAAACCGACGAGCCGGAAAAAGTGCGGGAGTTGCTGTCCCGCCTGAATAGCTAG